In Rhizobium sp. N324, a single genomic region encodes these proteins:
- a CDS encoding SDR family NAD(P)-dependent oxidoreductase, producing MSRLQNKSVLITGGANGAGAASAKLFAEEGARVMIADRDAKAAGALVAALQARNLDVRFVHADISRPEEAEAAYRAAHEAFGRVDILFNHAGIIIVKPFLECTLEEWDELMDNNAKSAFLMTRLVLPEMLERGKGVLIFTSTTGVRAATHLEALYCASKSAMHQMARALAVEYRDQGIRANLICPSFVRTHHGEHEIEQLRSYGVFASENDVNAMQGRICEPEEVAEVALFLASDASSFVNGAEIFVDNTFTAV from the coding sequence ATGAGTAGGCTTCAGAACAAATCGGTCCTGATCACCGGCGGCGCCAATGGCGCGGGCGCGGCGAGCGCAAAGCTGTTTGCCGAAGAGGGTGCCCGCGTCATGATCGCCGACCGGGATGCAAAAGCGGCAGGGGCGCTCGTGGCCGCATTGCAGGCCCGCAATCTCGACGTCCGTTTCGTTCATGCCGATATTTCACGGCCGGAAGAGGCTGAAGCTGCCTATCGGGCGGCCCATGAGGCTTTCGGCCGCGTCGATATCCTCTTCAATCATGCCGGCATCATCATCGTTAAACCGTTCCTGGAGTGCACGCTCGAGGAATGGGACGAGTTGATGGACAACAACGCCAAATCCGCATTCCTGATGACCCGGCTGGTGCTGCCGGAAATGCTGGAGCGCGGCAAGGGCGTGTTGATCTTCACCTCGACAACAGGCGTGCGTGCGGCGACGCATCTGGAGGCTCTCTATTGTGCCTCGAAATCGGCGATGCATCAGATGGCGCGCGCCCTGGCGGTGGAATATCGCGATCAGGGGATCAGGGCCAACCTGATCTGCCCGAGTTTCGTGCGGACCCATCATGGCGAGCATGAGATCGAACAATTGCGCAGCTATGGTGTCTTTGCGTCGGAAAACGATGTCAACGCCATGCAGGGGCGCATCTGCGAGCCGGAAGAGGTGGCGGAAGTCGCGCTCTTCCTTGCTTCCGACGCGTCCAGTTTCGTCAACGGCGCCGAGATCTTCGTCGACAATACATTCACGGCGGTGTGA
- a CDS encoding carbohydrate ABC transporter permease — MANISVPSITTAARPARRAANSRSSVAHDRLAVLLLFLPPALLLFTLFVIMPMGEAAWYSLYKWNGYGTPTEFIALRNFQVLFRNAAFTQALVNNGLIIVISICIQVPLAIWLATMLAHRIPGVVGYRLIFFLPYVLADVAAGLIWRFVYDGDYGLFAAVSNFFGFANPYVLADKDVAIYAVLGVIVWKYFGFHMMLFIAGLQSVDKSVLEAAEIDGATGWQKFRYVTLPLLGSTLRLSIFFAVVGSLQLFDMIMPLTGGGPSNSTQTMVTFLYTYGVMRMQVGLGSAVGVVLFIICVTLAFGYKRIFMRHD; from the coding sequence ATGGCCAATATTTCAGTCCCCTCGATAACGACTGCCGCAAGGCCGGCACGCAGAGCCGCAAACAGCAGGAGTTCGGTCGCCCACGACCGGCTGGCGGTGCTCTTGCTCTTTCTGCCGCCGGCGCTGCTGCTCTTCACGCTTTTCGTCATCATGCCGATGGGCGAGGCGGCCTGGTACAGCCTCTACAAATGGAATGGCTACGGCACGCCGACCGAGTTCATCGCGCTCCGCAATTTCCAGGTGCTGTTCCGCAACGCGGCCTTCACCCAGGCGCTGGTCAATAATGGCCTGATCATCGTCATCTCGATCTGCATCCAGGTGCCGCTCGCCATCTGGCTTGCCACGATGCTCGCCCACCGCATCCCGGGCGTCGTCGGCTACCGGCTGATCTTCTTCCTGCCCTATGTGCTGGCCGATGTTGCCGCCGGCCTGATCTGGCGCTTCGTCTATGACGGCGATTACGGGCTGTTTGCCGCCGTTTCCAACTTCTTCGGCTTCGCCAATCCCTATGTGCTTGCCGACAAGGATGTGGCGATCTACGCCGTGCTCGGCGTCATCGTCTGGAAATATTTCGGCTTTCACATGATGCTGTTCATCGCCGGGCTGCAATCGGTCGACAAGAGCGTGCTTGAGGCGGCCGAAATCGACGGCGCCACCGGCTGGCAGAAATTCCGCTATGTCACGCTGCCGCTGCTCGGTTCGACCTTGCGTCTGTCCATCTTCTTCGCCGTCGTCGGTTCGCTGCAGCTCTTCGACATGATCATGCCGCTCACCGGCGGCGGCCCGTCCAACTCCACCCAGACAATGGTCACCTTTCTCTACACCTATGGCGTCATGCGCATGCAGGTGGGTCTCGGCAGCGCCGTCGGCGTCGTGCTCTTCATCATCTGCGTGACGCTCGCCTTCGGTTACAAAAGGATCTTCATGCGCCATGACTGA
- a CDS encoding FadR/GntR family transcriptional regulator, with protein sequence MRQVEPQAAHGLAVDLLQRQIHSGLLLPAERLPAERQLSDRFGISRVTLREALRVLETNQYITVRRGAQGGAFVTDEERLSQLARRRMTRAPATTMRVVEFLTVNQLAAARLAAVRRGTADLKRMRQAMDMMTSAENGPQRKQSEALFFLAVGDAAQNPLLSRAIEDGLAELFLPFEKAGSEATASTALKSFEHLFQALGSEDIASSEAAMTDLHAQLWDTVRRLTRNAA encoded by the coding sequence TTGAGACAAGTCGAACCGCAGGCGGCGCACGGCCTCGCCGTCGATCTGTTGCAGCGCCAGATCCATTCCGGGCTGCTGCTGCCGGCCGAGCGGCTGCCCGCCGAGCGCCAACTGTCCGACCGCTTCGGCATCAGCCGCGTGACGCTGAGAGAAGCGCTGCGGGTGCTGGAAACCAATCAATATATTACGGTTCGGCGCGGCGCCCAGGGCGGCGCCTTCGTGACCGACGAGGAGCGGCTGAGTCAGCTCGCGCGCCGCCGGATGACCCGGGCGCCGGCGACGACGATGCGCGTGGTCGAATTCCTGACCGTCAACCAGCTGGCGGCCGCCCGTCTGGCAGCGGTTCGGCGCGGTACCGCCGACCTCAAGCGCATGCGCCAGGCGATGGATATGATGACATCGGCGGAGAACGGGCCGCAGCGCAAACAGTCCGAAGCCCTGTTCTTCCTTGCCGTCGGCGACGCAGCGCAGAACCCTCTGCTGTCGCGCGCCATCGAAGACGGGCTGGCCGAGCTGTTTCTGCCCTTCGAAAAGGCGGGCTCCGAAGCGACCGCGTCCACGGCATTGAAATCCTTCGAGCATTTGTTTCAAGCGCTCGGCAGCGAGGACATCGCCTCCTCAGAGGCTGCAATGACGGATCTGCACGCCCAGCTCTGGGATACCGTCCGCCGATTGACCCGAAACGCCGCCTGA
- a CDS encoding ROK family transcriptional regulator: protein MKTADPELMRAINRLNVLDTIRRHGPISRIEISERTELSTTTVSAITASLLDDGLILPRHEGDIRNEAVRGRPRVALELNPDAARVVGGKIAANRMVFVVTNFRGDVLSKLALPIRLDRQPIGVIADLVEDGVRRCVVDAGLSLEDVDSVCLGFPGVIEHRTGYIRSSPIFRDTNVNFAAEMSTRLSTPTIVESDAHAITLGHHWFGKARDLEDMVLISLEQTLGLGVLHGNRLFRGAGGLSHNLGDLVLGMGPSGVVRLFSQAGESAILGEQQADGRFAEAIRLGRGMTHAQALIKADDDRLIGAAIRAGEAVGLTIANIVTLFAPPRVILVGSSLALGEPFLNSLRDAYALAIPPSLKGVSELVFDDSSDDFWAQGAAAVALYELYESPWSTTGPAL from the coding sequence ATGAAGACCGCAGATCCAGAATTGATGCGCGCGATCAATCGCTTGAACGTGCTCGATACCATCCGGCGCCACGGTCCGATCTCGCGCATCGAGATCAGCGAACGCACCGAACTCTCCACCACCACGGTTTCCGCCATCACCGCCTCGCTGCTCGACGACGGGCTGATCCTGCCGCGCCACGAAGGCGATATCCGCAACGAGGCGGTGCGCGGCAGGCCGCGCGTGGCGCTGGAGCTCAATCCTGATGCCGCCCGCGTCGTCGGCGGCAAGATCGCCGCCAACCGGATGGTCTTCGTCGTCACCAATTTCCGCGGCGACGTGCTGTCGAAACTCGCTTTGCCGATCCGCCTCGACCGGCAGCCGATCGGCGTCATCGCCGATCTGGTCGAGGATGGCGTGCGGCGCTGCGTCGTCGATGCCGGGCTGTCGCTTGAGGATGTCGACAGCGTCTGCCTCGGCTTTCCCGGCGTCATCGAGCACCGCACCGGCTACATCAGAAGCAGCCCGATCTTCCGGGACACCAATGTCAATTTCGCCGCCGAGATGTCGACGCGGTTGTCGACGCCGACCATCGTCGAAAGCGATGCGCATGCCATCACGCTCGGCCACCACTGGTTCGGCAAAGCGCGCGATCTCGAGGATATGGTGTTGATTTCATTGGAGCAGACGCTGGGGCTCGGGGTGCTACACGGCAACCGCCTGTTTCGCGGCGCCGGCGGTCTCAGCCACAATCTCGGTGACCTGGTGCTCGGCATGGGGCCGAGCGGCGTGGTGCGGCTGTTCAGCCAGGCCGGCGAAAGCGCCATCCTCGGCGAACAGCAGGCCGATGGGCGTTTTGCCGAAGCCATCCGGCTCGGGCGCGGCATGACGCATGCCCAGGCCCTGATCAAGGCCGATGACGACCGGCTGATCGGCGCCGCCATCCGCGCCGGCGAAGCGGTGGGATTGACCATTGCCAATATCGTCACGCTATTTGCGCCGCCGCGGGTCATCCTTGTCGGGTCGAGCCTGGCGCTCGGCGAGCCATTCCTGAACAGCCTGCGCGACGCCTATGCGCTCGCCATTCCGCCCTCACTGAAGGGGGTGAGCGAACTCGTCTTCGACGATTCGAGCGACGATTTCTGGGCGCAGGGTGCCGCTGCGGTGGCGCTCTACGAACTCTACGAATCGCCCTGGAGCACCACCGGGCCGGCACTCTGA
- a CDS encoding ABC transporter ATP-binding protein has protein sequence MASVSLHDVTKAYGAVDVIHGISLHIEDGEFVALVGPSGCGKSTLLRMIAGLEEITDGEIAIGGNIVNAMTPRERNIAMVFQSYALYPHMTVAENMGFNLKLAGVAKPQIEARVAEAARMLDLAALLDRKPAQLSGGQRQRVAMGRAVVRNPAVFLFDEPLSNLDAKLRVQMRSEIKTLHQKVKTTSIYVTHDQIEAMTLADRIVVLNQGRVEQSGTPLELYKKPANLFVAAFIGSPAMNMLDGTVEGQNGAPAARLEDGTAIRIAPDRRVRPGQAVTIGLRPEHLIPGLSAGTPLAGRTMLVEPTGAQTHVVFDLAGQQVTAIVDGEYPARYGTVFEASIASDQVHVFDRGSGVAL, from the coding sequence ATGGCATCCGTTTCACTGCACGATGTAACCAAGGCCTATGGCGCCGTCGACGTCATCCACGGCATTTCGCTTCATATCGAGGATGGCGAATTCGTCGCCCTGGTCGGCCCGTCCGGCTGTGGAAAATCGACGCTGTTGCGGATGATCGCCGGCCTTGAGGAGATCACCGATGGCGAGATCGCCATCGGCGGCAATATCGTCAACGCCATGACACCGCGCGAGCGCAACATCGCGATGGTCTTCCAGTCCTACGCGCTCTATCCGCATATGACGGTCGCTGAAAACATGGGCTTCAACCTGAAGCTCGCCGGCGTCGCCAAACCCCAGATCGAGGCCCGCGTTGCCGAGGCCGCCCGCATGCTCGATCTTGCCGCGCTGCTCGACCGCAAGCCGGCCCAGCTTTCCGGCGGCCAGCGCCAGCGCGTCGCCATGGGCCGCGCCGTCGTCCGCAACCCGGCCGTTTTCCTGTTCGATGAGCCGCTCTCCAACCTCGATGCGAAGCTGCGCGTGCAGATGCGCTCGGAGATCAAGACGCTGCACCAGAAGGTGAAGACGACCTCGATCTATGTCACCCATGACCAGATCGAAGCAATGACGCTCGCCGACCGCATCGTCGTGCTCAATCAGGGCAGGGTGGAGCAGTCGGGCACGCCGCTCGAACTTTACAAGAAGCCGGCCAACCTCTTCGTCGCCGCCTTCATCGGCTCGCCGGCGATGAACATGCTCGACGGCACGGTGGAGGGTCAAAACGGCGCGCCCGCCGCCCGCCTCGAAGATGGCACGGCGATCCGTATCGCGCCCGACCGCCGGGTCAGGCCCGGCCAGGCCGTCACCATCGGCCTGCGCCCCGAACATCTTATTCCCGGCCTGTCGGCCGGCACGCCGCTTGCCGGCCGCACCATGCTGGTGGAACCCACAGGCGCCCAGACCCATGTGGTCTTCGACCTCGCCGGCCAGCAAGTCACCGCCATCGTCGATGGCGAATACCCCGCCCGCTACGGCACGGTGTTCGAGGCAAGCATTGCCAGCGACCAGGTCCACGTCTTCGACCGCGGCAGCGGGGTGGCTCTGTAG
- a CDS encoding carbohydrate ABC transporter permease, which yields MTDMSSSIRMRASTRIYLYVSLTLIAAIVLIPLLTTALGGFKTLGDLRTNPFGLPTEWQWANYTDILFGERYWLQIGNSLIIAALTVLLTLIVSSMAAFAFAHVRFFGSSFLLNYFLLGLMFPAATAILPLFIRIRDLGLLNTYWGVVLPQVAFGLGMSILLFRNYFRNLPEELFQAAFVDGCGYLRFFWHISLPLSRPIVATVSIISFVGSWNSYILPLIMLNSESKYPWPLGIMVYRGEYGTEWQLVLAFITLTILPTIIVFFVAQRHIIAGLTAGAVKS from the coding sequence ATGACTGATATGAGCTCTTCCATCCGCATGCGCGCCTCGACCCGCATCTACCTCTACGTGTCGCTGACCCTGATTGCCGCCATCGTGCTGATCCCGCTGCTGACGACGGCGCTCGGCGGCTTCAAGACGCTGGGCGACCTGCGCACCAATCCCTTCGGCCTGCCGACGGAATGGCAGTGGGCGAATTATACCGACATCCTGTTCGGCGAGCGTTACTGGCTGCAGATAGGCAATTCGCTGATCATTGCAGCGCTCACCGTGCTGCTGACGCTGATCGTCTCGTCGATGGCGGCCTTCGCCTTTGCCCATGTGCGCTTCTTCGGTTCGTCCTTCCTGCTCAATTATTTCCTGCTCGGGCTGATGTTTCCGGCAGCGACCGCGATCCTGCCGCTGTTCATCCGCATCCGCGATCTCGGCTTGTTGAATACCTATTGGGGCGTGGTGCTGCCGCAGGTGGCCTTCGGCCTCGGCATGAGCATCCTGTTGTTCCGGAACTATTTCCGCAACCTTCCGGAAGAATTGTTTCAGGCGGCCTTCGTCGATGGCTGCGGCTATCTCCGGTTCTTCTGGCATATCTCGCTGCCGCTCTCCCGGCCGATCGTCGCCACCGTCAGCATCATCTCCTTCGTCGGCAGCTGGAACAGCTACATCCTGCCGCTGATCATGCTGAACTCGGAATCGAAATATCCCTGGCCGCTCGGCATCATGGTCTATCGCGGCGAATACGGCACGGAATGGCAATTGGTGCTGGCCTTCATCACCCTGACCATCCTGCCGACTATCATCGTCTTCTTCGTCGCCCAGCGGCACATCATCGCCGGCCTGACCGCCGGCGCCGTCAAGTCCTGA
- a CDS encoding ABC transporter substrate-binding protein → MNFMLKNAAFGGRRIVSMAAAAGMLLAGAGAASATTVVKWLHLELDPKNVAAWEDIVKKYEAQHPDVDIQMQFLENEAFKAKLPTLLQSDDVPDFFFSWGGGVLKQQSETGALQDVTAALDADGGKLRKAYTPASVDGLTFEGKTWAIPYKVGLVSFFYNKALFAKADVKAEDIKTWTDFLAAVKKIKAAGIVPIAGGGGEKWPIHFYWSYLVMREGGQKVFDAAKNGEGEGFLDPAIIKAGDDLAELGKLEPFQPGYLGATWPQTLGVFGDGKAAMILGFEATEANQRKNAGDGKGLSSDNIGRFVFPTVEGGAGKPTDTLGGLNGWAVTKKASKEALDFLAFLTNAENERAMAKSGMLLPVAVGADDGVVNPLLAESAKQLAGSTWHQNFFDQDLGAAVGRVVNDVSVEIVSGQMNSNDGAQMIQDAFELEQ, encoded by the coding sequence ATGAATTTTATGCTGAAGAACGCCGCTTTCGGCGGCAGGCGCATCGTATCCATGGCCGCGGCAGCCGGCATGTTGCTGGCGGGAGCGGGTGCCGCCTCCGCGACGACGGTGGTCAAATGGCTGCATCTCGAGCTCGACCCGAAAAACGTCGCGGCCTGGGAAGACATCGTCAAGAAATACGAAGCCCAGCATCCCGACGTCGACATCCAGATGCAGTTCCTCGAAAACGAGGCCTTCAAGGCCAAGCTTCCCACTCTGCTGCAATCCGACGACGTGCCGGATTTCTTTTTCAGCTGGGGCGGCGGCGTGTTGAAGCAGCAGTCCGAGACCGGCGCGCTGCAGGATGTGACGGCAGCCCTTGATGCCGATGGCGGCAAGCTGCGCAAGGCCTATACCCCGGCCTCGGTCGACGGCTTGACCTTCGAGGGCAAGACCTGGGCTATTCCCTACAAGGTCGGCCTAGTCAGCTTTTTCTACAACAAGGCGCTGTTTGCCAAGGCTGACGTCAAGGCCGAGGACATCAAGACCTGGACTGATTTCCTCGCGGCGGTGAAGAAGATCAAGGCGGCCGGCATCGTGCCGATTGCCGGCGGTGGCGGCGAGAAATGGCCGATCCATTTCTACTGGAGCTATCTCGTCATGCGCGAAGGCGGCCAGAAGGTCTTCGACGCCGCCAAGAACGGCGAGGGTGAAGGCTTCCTCGATCCCGCCATCATCAAAGCCGGCGACGATCTTGCCGAACTCGGCAAGCTCGAGCCTTTCCAGCCCGGCTATCTCGGCGCCACCTGGCCGCAGACGCTCGGCGTCTTCGGTGACGGCAAGGCTGCGATGATCCTCGGCTTTGAAGCGACCGAGGCCAACCAGCGCAAGAATGCCGGCGACGGCAAGGGGCTTTCCTCAGACAATATCGGCCGTTTCGTCTTCCCGACGGTCGAGGGCGGCGCCGGCAAGCCGACCGATACGCTCGGCGGCCTGAACGGCTGGGCCGTCACCAAGAAGGCCTCCAAGGAGGCGCTGGATTTCCTCGCCTTCCTCACCAACGCCGAGAACGAGCGGGCGATGGCCAAATCAGGCATGCTTCTGCCCGTGGCCGTCGGGGCCGATGATGGCGTCGTCAACCCGCTGCTGGCCGAATCGGCGAAACAGCTTGCCGGTTCGACCTGGCATCAGAACTTCTTCGACCAGGATCTCGGTGCGGCCGTCGGCCGTGTCGTCAACGACGTCTCGGTGGAAATCGTCTCCGGCCAGATGAACTCCAACGATGGCGCCCAGATGATCCAGGACGCTTTCGAGCTGGAACAATAA